From the Lolium rigidum isolate FL_2022 chromosome 2, APGP_CSIRO_Lrig_0.1, whole genome shotgun sequence genome, one window contains:
- the LOC124691763 gene encoding polygalacturonase inhibitor-like has translation MRAIHILAVLLLLAAGAAAGAEKKACHGGDEAALLAVKAAFSNASSFVSWTPDIPCCHWPGIDCSDDDGSGGTTGRVVSLAILRDDGITGVVPGDAIAGLTRLQILFLFKLPRVSGAIPAALARLSSLKELTISRTGVLGPVPSFLGALKALESLDLSFNALTGAIPASLGASPRLISVDLSRNRLTGRIPPLLLSKAGPQAFLSLSHNNLSGGIPAEFAAVNFEQIDLSRNQLTGDASLLFGRGDDDKPVLDSADLSRNALSFNMSGLRLTRRLDSLDLSHNMIYGGIPAVVANLTNLQVFNVSYNQLCGAVPVGAAARYDLYSFAHNKCLCGAPLPDPCR, from the exons ATGCGCGCAATTCACATACTCGCCGTCCTGCtgctcctcgccgccggcgccgctgccGGCGCCGAGAAGAAGGCATGCCACGGCGGCGACGAAGCGGCTCTGCTCGCCGTCAAGGCTGCCTTCAGCAACGCCTCCTCCTTCGTGTCATGGACGCCCGACATCCCGTGCTGTCACTGGCCCGGCATCGACTGTtcggacgacgacggctccggggGGACCACGGGCCGCGTCGTTAGCCTCGCCATCCTGCGCGACGACGGCATCACCGGTGTCGTGCCAGGCGACGCCATCGCCGGGCTCACCCGCCTCCAAATCCTGTTTCTTTTCAAGCTCCCCCGTGTGTCCGGCGCCATCCCGGCGGCCCTCGCCAGGCTCTCCA gcctcaaGGAACTCACCATCTCGCGCACCGGCGTGTTGGGCCCCGTGCCGTCATTCCTGGGCGCGCTCAAAGCGCTCGAGTCGCTGGACCTCTCCTTCAACGCGCTTACCGGCGCCATCCCGGCGTCCCTCGGCGCGTCCCCGCGCCTCATCAGCGTCGACCTCAGCCGCAACCGCCTCACCGGCCGCATCCCGCCGCTGCTCCTCAGCAAGGCCGGGCCGCAGGCCTTCCTGTCGCTCTCGCACAATAACCTGTCCGGCGGCATCCCGGCCGAGTTCGCCGCCGTGAACTTCGAGCAGATCGACCTGTCGCGGAACCAGCTGACAGGCGACGCCTCGCTGCTGTTCGGCCGGGGAGATGACGACAAGCCGGTGCTGGATTCCGCGGACCTGTCGCGCAACGCCCTGAGCTTCAACATGTCCGGGCTGCGGCTGACTAGGCGGCTGGACTCGCTGGACCTCAGCCACAACATGATCTACGGCGGCATCCCGGCCGTGGTGGCCAACCTCACGAACCTGCAGGTGTTCAACGTCAGCTACAACCAGCTCTGCGGCGCGGTGCCggtgggcgcggcggcgaggtACGATTTGTACTCCTTCGCGCACAACAAGTGTCTCTGTGGTGCCCCGCTACCTGACCCGTGCCGTTGA